In Apium graveolens cultivar Ventura chromosome 10, ASM990537v1, whole genome shotgun sequence, the following are encoded in one genomic region:
- the LOC141693454 gene encoding uncharacterized protein LOC141693454 isoform X3, protein MAVTTVGFIGLDESSLVLAAKLISSGYAVKAYEELCPSVDEFLKIGGVRCPTASEAVKGVAALVLLITYPDQLTNILFSQDGALKGLKKDAPIIICSTISPVYIQKLEKNLAESLGTAYIVDIYVYKAVSDVLNGKTMILSSGRSDAIAKAQPILSAMSDKLHIFEGELGAGSKVKLVTELLEGIHFVASVEAISLGAQAGIHPWILYDIISNAAGNSWVFKNQVPQLLRGNQTKNLFLNTLLQNLGIVLDMAKSLTFPLPLLAVAYQQLLAAGAGQGRGVDDDATLIKVWEKVLGVNIIDAANAEKYKPEELVNHIVSKSQTVSRVGFIGLGAMGFGMATHLLKSNFIVTGFDVYKPTLSRFENLGGLIGYSPAEVSKEADILVIMVTNEAQAESVLYGDLGAVSVLPTGASIILSSTVSPAFISQLERRLKNEHKNLKLIDAPVSGGVKRASEGTLTIMASGTDEALEHAGSILSTLSEKLYVLKGGCGAGSGVKMVNQLLAGVHIASAAEAMAFGARLGLNSKFLFDVLMHCAGTSWMFENRVPHMVNNDYTPLSALDIFVKDLGIVTRECSSRRVPLHIATVAHQLFLSGSAAGWGRLDDAAVVKVYEALTGVKVEGKLAALEKESHLKSLPSEWPHNLTDDICKLEKLNSKTLVVLDDDPTGTQTVHDIDVLTEWNIESLVKQFKAKPSCFFILTNSRALSSEKATALITSICRNLQSAAKLVEHTEYTVVLRGDSTLRGHFPEEADAAVSVLGEMDAWIICPFFLQGGRFTINDIHYVAEDKRLVPAGDTEFAKDAAFGYKSSNLREWVEEKTGGRILASSVASISIQLLRKGGPDAVFEHLCSLPKGSVCVVNAASERDVAVFAAGMIQAEQKGKRFLCRTAATFVSARIGIVPKAPISPIDLGIDKESSGGLIIVGSYVPKTTKQVEELKIHCGNIISIIEISVDKLAMKSIEERKEEIDRAAELADIFLGACKDTLIMTSRELITGKNPSESLDINFKVSSALVEIVRKISTKPRYILAKGGITSSDIATKALEAKRAKIVGQALAGVPLWQLGAESRHPGVPYIVFPGNVGDNKALADVVKFWARPIRSSTKQLLLNAEKGKYAIGAFNVYNLEGIEAVVAAAEEERSPAILQIHPSALKQGGIPLVSCCISAAKEARVPITVHFDHGNSKKELVEVLQWELDSVMVDGSELNFIENITYTKYITNLAHAKGILVEAELGRLSGTEDELTVEDYEAKLTDIEQAQEFIDETGIDALAVCIGNVHGKYPASGPKLRLDLLKDLHELCLKNEVCLVLHGASGLPKDLVQECIKYGVRKFNVNTEVRKAYMDSLSNPHKDLVHVMASAKEAMKIVIAEKMHLFGSAGKA, encoded by the exons ATGGCTGTTACAACTGTGGGTTTCATCGGACTTGATGAATCAAGCTTAGTTCTCGCTGCAAAGCTCATCAGTTCTGGCTATGCAGTCAAAGCCTACGAG GAACTTTGTCCTTCAGTTGATGAATTTCTGAAGATTGGGGGAGTAAGATGTCCAACAGCTTCAGAGGCTGTGAAAG GTGTGGCGGCTTTGGTTTTATTAATAACCTATCCTGATCAGCTAACTAACATACTGTTTTCCCAGGATGGTGCTTTAAAAG GACTAAAGAAAGATGCGCCCATTATCATCTGCTCGACAATATCACCTGTTTATATTCAAAAGCTGGAGAAGAATCTTGCAG AGAGTCTTGGGACAGCTTATATAGTTGATATATATGTTTATAAGGCAGTGTCAGATGTTTTGAATGGAAAGACAATG ATACTCTCTTCTGGAAGATCAGATGCTATTGCTAAGGCACAACCAATTCTTAGTG CTATGTCTGACAAGCTTCACATCTTCGAGGGTGAACTTGGAGCTGGAAG TAAAGTGAAATTGGTAACTGAGCTTCTAGAGGGCATTCATTTTGTTGCCTCTGTGGAGGCCATCTCTCTTGGTGCCCAAGCTGGAATTCATCCGTGGATACTTTACGACATCATTTCTAATGCGGCGGGAAACTCATG GGTTTTTAAGAATCAAGTTCCCCAACTATTGAGAGGAAATCAGACCAAAAACCTCTTTCTTAATACTTTGCTACAGAACTTG GGAATTGTTTTGGATATGGCCAAATCACTTACGTTTCCTCTTCCCCTGTTGGCTGTTGCTTATCAACAACTCCTCGCAG CAGGTGCAGGACAGGGTCGGGGAGTTGATGATGATGCTACATTAATCAAG GTATGGGAAAAAGTACTAGGTGTGAACATCATAGATGCTGCAAATGCGGAAAAATACAAACCTGAGGAATTGGTAAATCATATTGTTTCGAAGTCACAAACTGTAAGCCGGGTTGGTTTCATTGGTCTTGGAGCAATGGGCTTTGGCATGGCAACCCACCTGCTCAAGTCAAATTTCATTGTTACTGGTTTTGAT GTATATAAGCCAACACTATCGCGGTTTGAAAATCTAGGTGGCTTGATTGGATACTCTCCAGCAGAAGTATCAAAAG AAGCGGATATACTTGTAATCATGGTCACGAATGAAGCTCAAGCGGAAAGTGTTCTATATGGTGATCTTGGTGCTGTGTCAG TCCTTCCGACTGGAGCATCGATCATCCTTTCATCCACCGTTTCTCCTGCTTTCATCAGTCAGCTGGAGCGGCGCTTAAAAA ACGAACACAAGAATCTAAAACTGATTGATGCTCCTGTATCTGGTGGTGTTAAGCGGGCCTCAGAAGGCACACTTACG ATAATGGCATCAGGCACGGATGAAGCTCTGGAGCATGCTGGATCTATTCTTTCAA CATTAAGTGAGAAGTTGTATGTTTTGAAGGGAGGTTGTGGTGCTGGAAG TGGTGTAAAGATGGTTAACCAACTACTTGCTGGAGTTCACATAGCATCAGCGGCTGAAGCAATGGCATTTGGTGCTCGACTGGGCCTGAATTCAAAATTTCTGTTTGATGTACTCATGCATTGTGCGGGGACATCTTG GATGTTTGAGAATCGTGTTCCCCACATGGTTAACAATGATTATACGCCGTTATCTGCACTTGATATCTTTGTGAAGGATTTG GGGATTGTTACCCGTGAATGTTCATCTCGCAGAGTTCCACTTCATATAGCAACTGTAGCACACCAATTATTTTTGTCAG GTTCTGCTGCAGGGTGGGGTCGGTTAGATGATGCAGCTGTTGTAAAG GTTTACGAGGCACTCACAGGTGTCAAAGTTGAAGGGAAACTGGCAGCTCTTGAAAAAGAATCACACCTAAAATCTCTTCCTTCTGAGTGGCCCCATAATCTAACTGATGACATATGTAAGCTAGAGAAGCTCAATTCAAAAACTTTGGTGGTTCTGGATGATGATCCAACCGGAACCCAGACTGTTCACGATATTGATGTCTTAACAGAGTG GAACATCGAATCTCTTGTTAAGCAGTTTAAAGCAAAGCCAAGTTGTTTTTTCATTCTAACCAACTCCCGTGCACTAAGTTCTGAGAAG GCTACTGCCCTTATTACAAGTATTTGCAGAAATCTTCAATCTGCAGCTAAGTTAGTTGAGCACACTGAGTATACAGTGGTATTAAGAGGTGATTCAACGTTAAGAGGTCATTTCCCAGAG GAGGCAGATGCAGCTGTGTCAGTACTTGGTGAGATGGATGCCTGGATCATTTGTCCTTTTTTTCTTCAGGGAGGCCGTTTCACCATTAATGATATACATTATGTTGCAGAAGATAAGAG GCTTGTTCCTGCGGGGGACACAGAATTCGCAAAAGATGCTGCTTTCGGATATAAAAGTTCAAATCTCCGTGAG TGGGTGGAGGAGAAAACTGGTGGCCGCATACTAGCTAGCAGTGTTGCATCTATCTCTATCCAACTTCTAAGAAAAGGTGGACCGGATGCTGTTTTTGAGCATCTTTGCAGTTTGCCAAAG GGTTCGGTATGCGTAGTAAATGCGGCTAGTGAAAGAGATGTGGCTGTGTTTGCAGCAGGAATGATCCAG GCAGAGCAGAAGGGAAAACGGTTCTTATGCCGAACTGCAGCCACCTTCGTATCTGCTCGTATTGGAATTGTCCCAAAGGCTCCGATTTCTCCGATCGATCTTGGAATAGATAAAGAAAGTAGCGGCGGTCTTATAATTGTGGGTTCATATGTACCAAAGACAACAAAGCAG GTTGAAGAACTTAAGATACACTGTGGCAATATAATTAGTATAATTGAG ATATCAGTTGATAAACTTGCCATGAAATCAATAGAAGAAAGGAAGGAGGAAATCGATAGAGCAGCTGAATTAGCAGACATTTTTCTTGGGGCTTGTAAGGATACTCTAATAATGACCAGTCGAGAGCTAATAACAGGAAAAA ATCCTTCAGAGAGTTTGGATATAAATTTTAAGGTGAGTTCTGCACTTGTGGAGATAGTTAGGAAGATAAGTACAAAGCCACGCTACATTCTTGCAAAG GGTGGAATCACCTCATCAGACATTGCTACGAAAGCTCTAGAAGCAAAACGTGCTAAAATAGTTGGACAAGCTTTGGCTGGTGTACCCTTATGGCAGCTAGGCGCAGAGAGTAGACATCCAGGAGTACCTTACATTGTTTTTCCTG GAAATGTGGGTGATAATAAAGCTCTGGCTGATGTTGTTAAATTTTGGGCTCGTCCAATCCGATCATCAACAAAGCAGCTGCTTCTT AATGCAGAAAAAGGCAAATATGCCATCGGGGCATTCAATGTTTATAATTTGGAAGGAATTGAGGCAGTTGTTGCTGCAGCAGAGGAGGAAAGAAGCCCTGCAATTTTACAG ATCCATCCAAGTGCCCTGAAGCAAGGAGGGATCCCATTGGTTTCGTGTTGTATTTCTGCTGCCAAAGAAGCTAGG GTTCCAATTACTGTTCATTTTGATCATGGGAATTCCAAAAAAGAGTTGGTGGAAGTTTTGCAGTGG GAACTTGATTCAGTCATGGTAGATGGGTCAGAACTTAATTTCATAGAGAATATCACATACACAAAATATATTACAAACTTGGCACATGCTAAAGGTATTCTGGTGGAAGCTGAACTAGGAAGATTGTCCGGAACAGAAGATGAATTAACGGTAGAAGATTATGAAGCAAAGCTGACTGATATTGAACAG GCTCAAGAATTCATTGATGAGACAGGTATTGATGCTTTGGCAGTATGTATTGGAAATGTTCATGGAAAATACCCTGCAAGTGGCCCTAAGCTCCGACTTGATTTGCTCAAG GATCTACATGAGTTGTGCTTAAAGAACGAAGTTTGTCTTGTCCTTCACGGAGCTTCTGGATTACCAAAAGATCTTGTCCAG GAATGTATCAAGTATGGCGTAAGGAAGTTCAATGTAAACACTGAGGTGCGGAAGGCTTACATGGACTCATTGAGCAATCCACATAAAGATCTCGTTCATGTCATGGCATCTGCAAAGGAAGCCATGAAAATTGTAATTGCCGAGAAAATGCATCTCTTCGGTTCAGCTGGGAAAGCATGA
- the LOC141693454 gene encoding uncharacterized protein LOC141693454 isoform X1, translated as MAVTTVGFIGLDESSLVLAAKLISSGYAVKAYEMQELCPSVDEFLKIGGVRCPTASEAVKGVAALVLLITYPDQLTNILFSQDGALKGLKKDAPIIICSTISPVYIQKLEKNLAESLGTAYIVDIYVYKAVSDVLNGKTMILSSGRSDAIAKAQPILSAMSDKLHIFEGELGAGSKVKLVTELLEGIHFVASVEAISLGAQAGIHPWILYDIISNAAGNSWVFKNQVPQLLRGNQTKNLFLNTLLQNLGIVLDMAKSLTFPLPLLAVAYQQLLAAGAGQGRGVDDDATLIKVWEKVLGVNIIDAANAEKYKPEELVNHIVSKSQTVSRVGFIGLGAMGFGMATHLLKSNFIVTGFDVYKPTLSRFENLGGLIGYSPAEVSKEADILVIMVTNEAQAESVLYGDLGAVSVLPTGASIILSSTVSPAFISQLERRLKNEHKNLKLIDAPVSGGVKRASEGTLTIMASGTDEALEHAGSILSTLSEKLYVLKGGCGAGSGVKMVNQLLAGVHIASAAEAMAFGARLGLNSKFLFDVLMHCAGTSWMFENRVPHMVNNDYTPLSALDIFVKDLGIVTRECSSRRVPLHIATVAHQLFLSGSAAGWGRLDDAAVVKVYEALTGVKVEGKLAALEKESHLKSLPSEWPHNLTDDICKLEKLNSKTLVVLDDDPTGTQTVHDIDVLTEWNIESLVKQFKAKPSCFFILTNSRALSSEKATALITSICRNLQSAAKLVEHTEYTVVLRGDSTLRGHFPEEADAAVSVLGEMDAWIICPFFLQGGRFTINDIHYVAEDKRLVPAGDTEFAKDAAFGYKSSNLREWVEEKTGGRILASSVASISIQLLRKGGPDAVFEHLCSLPKGSVCVVNAASERDVAVFAAGMIQAEQKGKRFLCRTAATFVSARIGIVPKAPISPIDLGIDKESSGGLIIVGSYVPKTTKQVEELKIHCGNIISIIEISVDKLAMKSIEERKEEIDRAAELADIFLGACKDTLIMTSRELITGKNPSESLDINFKVSSALVEIVRKISTKPRYILAKGGITSSDIATKALEAKRAKIVGQALAGVPLWQLGAESRHPGVPYIVFPGNVGDNKALADVVKFWARPIRSSTKQLLLNAEKGKYAIGAFNVYNLEGIEAVVAAAEEERSPAILQIHPSALKQGGIPLVSCCISAAKEARVPITVHFDHGNSKKELVEVLQWELDSVMVDGSELNFIENITYTKYITNLAHAKGILVEAELGRLSGTEDELTVEDYEAKLTDIEQAQEFIDETGIDALAVCIGNVHGKYPASGPKLRLDLLKDLHELCLKNEVCLVLHGASGLPKDLVQECIKYGVRKFNVNTEVRKAYMDSLSNPHKDLVHVMASAKEAMKIVIAEKMHLFGSAGKA; from the exons ATGGCTGTTACAACTGTGGGTTTCATCGGACTTGATGAATCAAGCTTAGTTCTCGCTGCAAAGCTCATCAGTTCTGGCTATGCAGTCAAAGCCTACGAG ATGCAGGAACTTTGTCCTTCAGTTGATGAATTTCTGAAGATTGGGGGAGTAAGATGTCCAACAGCTTCAGAGGCTGTGAAAG GTGTGGCGGCTTTGGTTTTATTAATAACCTATCCTGATCAGCTAACTAACATACTGTTTTCCCAGGATGGTGCTTTAAAAG GACTAAAGAAAGATGCGCCCATTATCATCTGCTCGACAATATCACCTGTTTATATTCAAAAGCTGGAGAAGAATCTTGCAG AGAGTCTTGGGACAGCTTATATAGTTGATATATATGTTTATAAGGCAGTGTCAGATGTTTTGAATGGAAAGACAATG ATACTCTCTTCTGGAAGATCAGATGCTATTGCTAAGGCACAACCAATTCTTAGTG CTATGTCTGACAAGCTTCACATCTTCGAGGGTGAACTTGGAGCTGGAAG TAAAGTGAAATTGGTAACTGAGCTTCTAGAGGGCATTCATTTTGTTGCCTCTGTGGAGGCCATCTCTCTTGGTGCCCAAGCTGGAATTCATCCGTGGATACTTTACGACATCATTTCTAATGCGGCGGGAAACTCATG GGTTTTTAAGAATCAAGTTCCCCAACTATTGAGAGGAAATCAGACCAAAAACCTCTTTCTTAATACTTTGCTACAGAACTTG GGAATTGTTTTGGATATGGCCAAATCACTTACGTTTCCTCTTCCCCTGTTGGCTGTTGCTTATCAACAACTCCTCGCAG CAGGTGCAGGACAGGGTCGGGGAGTTGATGATGATGCTACATTAATCAAG GTATGGGAAAAAGTACTAGGTGTGAACATCATAGATGCTGCAAATGCGGAAAAATACAAACCTGAGGAATTGGTAAATCATATTGTTTCGAAGTCACAAACTGTAAGCCGGGTTGGTTTCATTGGTCTTGGAGCAATGGGCTTTGGCATGGCAACCCACCTGCTCAAGTCAAATTTCATTGTTACTGGTTTTGAT GTATATAAGCCAACACTATCGCGGTTTGAAAATCTAGGTGGCTTGATTGGATACTCTCCAGCAGAAGTATCAAAAG AAGCGGATATACTTGTAATCATGGTCACGAATGAAGCTCAAGCGGAAAGTGTTCTATATGGTGATCTTGGTGCTGTGTCAG TCCTTCCGACTGGAGCATCGATCATCCTTTCATCCACCGTTTCTCCTGCTTTCATCAGTCAGCTGGAGCGGCGCTTAAAAA ACGAACACAAGAATCTAAAACTGATTGATGCTCCTGTATCTGGTGGTGTTAAGCGGGCCTCAGAAGGCACACTTACG ATAATGGCATCAGGCACGGATGAAGCTCTGGAGCATGCTGGATCTATTCTTTCAA CATTAAGTGAGAAGTTGTATGTTTTGAAGGGAGGTTGTGGTGCTGGAAG TGGTGTAAAGATGGTTAACCAACTACTTGCTGGAGTTCACATAGCATCAGCGGCTGAAGCAATGGCATTTGGTGCTCGACTGGGCCTGAATTCAAAATTTCTGTTTGATGTACTCATGCATTGTGCGGGGACATCTTG GATGTTTGAGAATCGTGTTCCCCACATGGTTAACAATGATTATACGCCGTTATCTGCACTTGATATCTTTGTGAAGGATTTG GGGATTGTTACCCGTGAATGTTCATCTCGCAGAGTTCCACTTCATATAGCAACTGTAGCACACCAATTATTTTTGTCAG GTTCTGCTGCAGGGTGGGGTCGGTTAGATGATGCAGCTGTTGTAAAG GTTTACGAGGCACTCACAGGTGTCAAAGTTGAAGGGAAACTGGCAGCTCTTGAAAAAGAATCACACCTAAAATCTCTTCCTTCTGAGTGGCCCCATAATCTAACTGATGACATATGTAAGCTAGAGAAGCTCAATTCAAAAACTTTGGTGGTTCTGGATGATGATCCAACCGGAACCCAGACTGTTCACGATATTGATGTCTTAACAGAGTG GAACATCGAATCTCTTGTTAAGCAGTTTAAAGCAAAGCCAAGTTGTTTTTTCATTCTAACCAACTCCCGTGCACTAAGTTCTGAGAAG GCTACTGCCCTTATTACAAGTATTTGCAGAAATCTTCAATCTGCAGCTAAGTTAGTTGAGCACACTGAGTATACAGTGGTATTAAGAGGTGATTCAACGTTAAGAGGTCATTTCCCAGAG GAGGCAGATGCAGCTGTGTCAGTACTTGGTGAGATGGATGCCTGGATCATTTGTCCTTTTTTTCTTCAGGGAGGCCGTTTCACCATTAATGATATACATTATGTTGCAGAAGATAAGAG GCTTGTTCCTGCGGGGGACACAGAATTCGCAAAAGATGCTGCTTTCGGATATAAAAGTTCAAATCTCCGTGAG TGGGTGGAGGAGAAAACTGGTGGCCGCATACTAGCTAGCAGTGTTGCATCTATCTCTATCCAACTTCTAAGAAAAGGTGGACCGGATGCTGTTTTTGAGCATCTTTGCAGTTTGCCAAAG GGTTCGGTATGCGTAGTAAATGCGGCTAGTGAAAGAGATGTGGCTGTGTTTGCAGCAGGAATGATCCAG GCAGAGCAGAAGGGAAAACGGTTCTTATGCCGAACTGCAGCCACCTTCGTATCTGCTCGTATTGGAATTGTCCCAAAGGCTCCGATTTCTCCGATCGATCTTGGAATAGATAAAGAAAGTAGCGGCGGTCTTATAATTGTGGGTTCATATGTACCAAAGACAACAAAGCAG GTTGAAGAACTTAAGATACACTGTGGCAATATAATTAGTATAATTGAG ATATCAGTTGATAAACTTGCCATGAAATCAATAGAAGAAAGGAAGGAGGAAATCGATAGAGCAGCTGAATTAGCAGACATTTTTCTTGGGGCTTGTAAGGATACTCTAATAATGACCAGTCGAGAGCTAATAACAGGAAAAA ATCCTTCAGAGAGTTTGGATATAAATTTTAAGGTGAGTTCTGCACTTGTGGAGATAGTTAGGAAGATAAGTACAAAGCCACGCTACATTCTTGCAAAG GGTGGAATCACCTCATCAGACATTGCTACGAAAGCTCTAGAAGCAAAACGTGCTAAAATAGTTGGACAAGCTTTGGCTGGTGTACCCTTATGGCAGCTAGGCGCAGAGAGTAGACATCCAGGAGTACCTTACATTGTTTTTCCTG GAAATGTGGGTGATAATAAAGCTCTGGCTGATGTTGTTAAATTTTGGGCTCGTCCAATCCGATCATCAACAAAGCAGCTGCTTCTT AATGCAGAAAAAGGCAAATATGCCATCGGGGCATTCAATGTTTATAATTTGGAAGGAATTGAGGCAGTTGTTGCTGCAGCAGAGGAGGAAAGAAGCCCTGCAATTTTACAG ATCCATCCAAGTGCCCTGAAGCAAGGAGGGATCCCATTGGTTTCGTGTTGTATTTCTGCTGCCAAAGAAGCTAGG GTTCCAATTACTGTTCATTTTGATCATGGGAATTCCAAAAAAGAGTTGGTGGAAGTTTTGCAGTGG GAACTTGATTCAGTCATGGTAGATGGGTCAGAACTTAATTTCATAGAGAATATCACATACACAAAATATATTACAAACTTGGCACATGCTAAAGGTATTCTGGTGGAAGCTGAACTAGGAAGATTGTCCGGAACAGAAGATGAATTAACGGTAGAAGATTATGAAGCAAAGCTGACTGATATTGAACAG GCTCAAGAATTCATTGATGAGACAGGTATTGATGCTTTGGCAGTATGTATTGGAAATGTTCATGGAAAATACCCTGCAAGTGGCCCTAAGCTCCGACTTGATTTGCTCAAG GATCTACATGAGTTGTGCTTAAAGAACGAAGTTTGTCTTGTCCTTCACGGAGCTTCTGGATTACCAAAAGATCTTGTCCAG GAATGTATCAAGTATGGCGTAAGGAAGTTCAATGTAAACACTGAGGTGCGGAAGGCTTACATGGACTCATTGAGCAATCCACATAAAGATCTCGTTCATGTCATGGCATCTGCAAAGGAAGCCATGAAAATTGTAATTGCCGAGAAAATGCATCTCTTCGGTTCAGCTGGGAAAGCATGA